AATTCTTGGATTTTATACTTTTTCCCGAAGTTCCGTTCCTGCCGCCACCTTTCCCATCCGAGGGTTTCCATGCCTGAATCAATGAAAAAGCGCCTCGGCGAAATGCTGGTCGATGAAGGCATTATCAGCGAGGAACAGCTCCAAGAAGCCCTTCATGAGCAGAAGATCAAGGGGGGACGTCTCGAGAAGATTCTGATCAGCCAGGGTTACGTCACTCAGGACGTCATCATGGCATTCGTCGGCACTCAGTTAGGCATCCCGCACGTTAACTTGACCGAGATAGGCGATATCCCGAACGATGTGGTCTTTTCGGTCCCCGAATCCATCGCGGTCAACCATTGTTTGATCCCCATCGTCAAAAAAGACAAGAAGCTTACTGTGGCCATGGCGGATCCCCTGAACGTATTCGCCATCGACGATATCAAGATGATGACGGGGTTCGAGGTCGAACCGGCGATTGCAGGCGAGACCGAGATCCGTGCCATGCAATCCAAATACTATGGGTCGGCTGCGGCCTTGGGCGGTGGTGGCGGAGGTGCGGAAGCCGGCGGGGACATGCAGGAGATCATCAACTCTATGGGAGCTGGGGATAACCTGGAGGTCATGGAGGAGAAGGCCGAGGAGATGGACATCTCCAAACTGGAAGCCGCGGGCGAGGATGCCCCGGTGGTTCGGTTGGTGAACCTGATCCTCACCGAGGCCGTGCGCTCAGGCGCCAGTGACATCCATATTGAACCCTACGAGAAATCACTGCGGTGCCGTTACCGGATCGACGGTGTGCTCCACGAAGTCCAGTCGCCGCCCCGGCAGTTATCAGCGGCCATTTCGTCCCGCCTCAAGATCATGTCTTCCTTGGATATCGCGGAACGCAGACTTCCTCAGGACGGACGCATCAAGATTAAGGTTTTGGGCAAGGAGATCGATCTTCGTGTTTCCATTTGTCCCATTCAATTCGGGGAAAAGATCGTCATGCGTATCCTGGATTCTTCCAACCTTTCCCTTGACCTTCCTAAATTGGGTTTCGAGGATGATATTCTTCCGAAATTCGAAAAAGCCATTGTGGAACCTTATGGATTGGTCCTGGTCACGGGCCCCACGGGGTCCGGAAAATCCACAACGCTTTACTCGGCGCTCCATTACATCAATGATCCCGACACCAATATCTCCACTATTGAGGACCCGGTTGAATACAACCTGCCTGGTATCAACCAAGTCAATGCGAAGGCTGGTATTGGCCTGACCTTTGCGGCGGGCTTGAGATCCTTCTTGCGGCAAGATCCGGATGTCATCATGGTCGGTGAAATCCGTGATAAGGAGACGGGTGAGATCGCTATCAACGCGGCCTTGACCGGCCACTTGGTTTTTTCGACCCTTCATACCAACGATGCTCCCGGGGCCGTCACTCGCATGACCAATATGGGGATCGAGCCATTCCTGATCACGTCCACCGTCCATTGTGTCGTGGCTCAGCGTTTGTTGCGGCGTATCTGCAAGGATTGCAAGGAGTCCTTTGAAGCGACCCCGGAGTTGCTGGAGGAACTCGGAATGGATCCAAATGGGGAAAAGGTGACTCTTTACCGTGGAGCGGGATGTGCTACTTGTTCCAGTACCGGTTATAAAGGCCGTATGGCGATCCACGAGGTCATGATCTTGAGCGAGGATTTTAAGAAAGGTGTTCTCCAGAGAAAACCCGCCTCTGAATTGAAGAAATTGGCTCGGGCCGGTGGTATGCAAACGCTGCGGGAATGTGGGGTCAAGAAGGTCCTCAAAGGGATGACCACGGTGGAGGAACT
The genomic region above belongs to bacterium and contains:
- the pilB gene encoding type IV-A pilus assembly ATPase PilB, whose product is MKKRLGEMLVDEGIISEEQLQEALHEQKIKGGRLEKILISQGYVTQDVIMAFVGTQLGIPHVNLTEIGDIPNDVVFSVPESIAVNHCLIPIVKKDKKLTVAMADPLNVFAIDDIKMMTGFEVEPAIAGETEIRAMQSKYYGSAAALGGGGGGAEAGGDMQEIINSMGAGDNLEVMEEKAEEMDISKLEAAGEDAPVVRLVNLILTEAVRSGASDIHIEPYEKSLRCRYRIDGVLHEVQSPPRQLSAAISSRLKIMSSLDIAERRLPQDGRIKIKVLGKEIDLRVSICPIQFGEKIVMRILDSSNLSLDLPKLGFEDDILPKFEKAIVEPYGLVLVTGPTGSGKSTTLYSALHYINDPDTNISTIEDPVEYNLPGINQVNAKAGIGLTFAAGLRSFLRQDPDVIMVGEIRDKETGEIAINAALTGHLVFSTLHTNDAPGAVTRMTNMGIEPFLITSTVHCVVAQRLLRRICKDCKESFEATPELLEELGMDPNGEKVTLYRGAGCATCSSTGYKGRMAIHEVMILSEDFKKGVLQRKPASELKKLARAGGMQTLRECGVKKVLKGMTTVEELLRVAHADEADDEGH